Within Topomyia yanbarensis strain Yona2022 chromosome 2, ASM3024719v1, whole genome shotgun sequence, the genomic segment GCCACGCTGACATGATCCAGCATTTTTTGGACAATTTCATTGACGATGAACCGCTCTGTGAAAGCAAACAGCTTTCGAAGGACGAACTTTCCCAGGGGGAAATCAGTTTCTTTTGGCGGATGTGTTTCAGCGAGAAAACGACCATCGTCTGCTATAAGGAAGGCTCGGACGAGATTGTTGGAGCGAACCTGCTTCATGTCAAAGAGTTAGAGAAATTGGCCGATTTAAAAGTAAGTATTcaaacatattttggaaaatcatTAAttaactgtttaaaaatagttacAAAGTGAACGAATACGGGACATAATAACGACAAACGAGTACATGACGGAACAGTTCAATATCGGCGAGCGATATGGCGTCGATCGATATCTGACCGCGTACGGTTTGGCCATCAACCGGCGCTATCGGGGACGGGGCATAGCAACGGCCATGCTGAAGGCACGCGTTCCCATGTGCCGAGCATTCGGGCTTAAGCTGACGTCGACTAATTTCACTGCTCTTGGGTCGCAGCTGGCTGCAGCCAAGGCAGGCTTCGAAACGGATTTAGAAGTCACGTAAGTATGATTGGGTGTAGATGGAGCAATAACGCAGGCTAATTGTTGTTATTTTTTCTTGCATCTAGGTATGAGGACTTTGCTAAAATGGGACCGCGGTACTCATTTCCCGGAATTCGATCGAAGAGTTTGAAACTGATGAGTTTGAAAATCGAATAAAGATATGGAAAATATGTTATTTATGTGCAGAAAGCTTAGGGTCTATTCACAGATTAGATATGaaatatgtcatttgaaaaCTAAGAATATCTGATGATATTGAAAATATCCATATCCATTGGaatgaacttttatgaaaaataacgaatcAAAGTACTAAAATATCCACAAAGTAGATCCGGAAAAAAGTCATCCAAAGAACCCCGGAACTCAAGCTGGGGGATGCAAGTATAATGTTTCTTCTAACTTTCAGCAAAGGTTTTAGTTCTCCATATTTACTCAATGCTGGGAACGCTGCaattaaagttttaaaaataaatgaataaataaataaataagtaaatctAACAACTCAGCAaaacagtctctacgcatcgctcgatcgagatagaagtgttttgttttcggtctgtaggaaaaagaacagtgcagtaatccgcgttcaaggttattttgccattctctgcctcttcgaggtttggacttttattttcttttgtgcgtgtgttaaccgttaggccacattcctcaaccttttgttcgtaaagcgaggattgaacaatatccagctatttaagctgaactggtgcgtcgtgggaaacgagtatacagataagtgaaatctacctttttgatacatttacggctttttcccgtctgcgcgggtgctgaccccgtgcgttgacggtgtcgatggcttcctccccggatggccaaatggagatcgagtcgactcctaaggctctcccccgacccaaacaatatccagagctctcgaccggtccctttgtggtcttctttcggcccaaaacaaaatcgctgaatctattacagatttcaaaagacctgacggaacggttctcggctgtgatcgaaataaaaaaggtccgctcagacaggctgagggtcgtgctgactaactcaaagcaggcaaacgatattgcttgctgcgagcactttacgaaggactatcacgtgtatattccagctgtgaaagtacagtctgaaggcgttgtcaccgatgacagtttgacatgcgaggatctgctgcagtacggggttggccgtttcagagaccgcttacttcagccagtgaaaatactcgagtgcaagcgtttgcactcagtagtagttgcgggggatggttcaaaaacgtacccccaatcaaactcttatcggttgaccttcgttggtaccgctttgccaaattacgtcctcttgcacaaggttcgtctgcctgtgcgtctgtttgtgccgcgggtcatgaattgcacaaagtgtaaacaattgggtcacacagccacccattgtagcaataaggcccgctgtggaaaatgcggggagaatcatctagatgattcgtgcagtaagaatgctgagaagtgtccttactgtgcagagaatctgcatgatatctcggcatgtcccgcgtacaaactacgcggggataaactaaaacgttcccttgctggacgatccgaacgttcttttgcagaaatgctaaagaaagctacaccaccaacctcaacaaacatctatgctcacttgcctcctaacgagggcgagactgatgacccacaagagggaacatctactagggcgcctagaagttataggaagaggaggaacatttcctctcctaaagttcgttgtaaaggccagaaggtatcccttgacgggactcagaaagtcacatctattggaagtgttgcatccaaaccgaagcaattagctcctggtctcggaggattaaactcagagaaggagttcccagcacttcccggaacatcaaaaatcccaagtgttcctctgtttcagttcgagaataatcgcggcactggaattatcaaactctcggacattgtggactggataataaaaactttcaatataactgatcctattaaaagtcttatgttagcttttctccctacagtaagaacatttttgaagcagttgactgctaaatggcccctcctttcagcgattgtatccttcgatggctaactcatcgaacgaggtcacggatttgatcactgttctacagtggaattgcagaagtatcatcccgaaaatcgattccttcaaaattttaataaataatttgagttgcgatgcatttgcattatgtgaaacttggttaacttccgacatagatctcaacttccacgactttaatattattcgcctggatcgagacaccccctatggaggagtgcttttggggatcaaaaagcgctattccttctacagaattaaccttccctcgataacaggtattgaagttgtcgcttgtcaagtaacaaccaaaggcaaagatctttgcatagcttccatatatattccccccaacaccgcgattgggcatcgccggctacatgacatcatagaatccctgcctgcaccgcgactagttttaggcgactttaactctcacggtacggaatggggttgcctttatgatgataaccgttcctctttaattcacaatatttgcgacaacttcaacatgacaattctaaacacgggtgaaatgacacggattcctcccccaccagcgcgcccaagcgcattagatttatccctttgctcgacctcgctaaagttagaatgcgcgtggaaggtaatccctgatccccacggtagcgaccatctgccgatcgtagtctcaatcaataacggctcaaggccattggaaacaatcaatatttcgtatgacctcacacgaaatatcgattggaagagctatgctgccgcgatatccgacaacatcgaatctactcaagaacttcctccggaggaagagtacagctttttggctggcttgattctcgacagcgcgaatcaagctcagactaagccagtacccggcgcgaacgtacaaaaacgttctcccaatccctggtgggataaagagtgctcagacgtgtacgcagagaaggccgccgcgtttaagaccttccggaacgacgggttacccgctagttttcgacagtacgcgacgttagacaagcgaatgaagagtttgatgaaagccaaaaaacgcgggtattggcgccggttcgtcgacggattaacgagagaaacatcgatgagcactctttggggaacagcccgacgtatgcgaaatcgaaacagtactaatgagagcgtggaatattcaaaccgttggatattcgatttcgccaagaaggtttgtccggattccgccccggcacagaagatctaccgcgccgcgtcccgtcacgataacgcgaacgaaacacctttttcgatggtagagttctcacttgctctcttgtcgtgtaacaataaagctccagggccagacagaatcaaattcaacttgttgaagaatctgccagactctgccaagagacgcttgttgaacttatttaataagtttcttgaggctaacattgtcccacacgattggaggcaagtgaaggtcatcgccatccaaaaaccaggaaaaccagcctccgaccacaattcgtatcgaccgatcgcaatgctatcttgtatccggaagttgttcgagaaaatgatcctatcccgcctcgacaattgggtcgaagcaaatggcttactgtcagatacacagtttggctttcgcaaaggcaaagggacgaacgattgtcttgcgttgctctcaaccgaaattcaaatggcctatgctagtaaagagcagatggcatcagtgttcctagatataaagggggcttttgattcagtttctatcaacattctttcagagaagctgcaccagcatggtctttcagcgactttaaacaactttttactaaacttgttgtcggaaaagcacatgcatttttcgcatggtgacttatcgacatcacgatttagctacatgggccttccccagggctcatgtctaagccccctgttatacaatttctacgtcaacgacattgatgaatgtcttgacaattcctgcacgttaagacaacttgcagacgatggcgtggtgtctgttacaggacccaaagctgtcgatctacaaggaccattacagaataccttggacaatttgtctgcatgggctattaagctgggtatcgaattctccacggagaaaactgagctagttgtattttctaggaagcgtgaaccagcacaactacagcttctattaatgggtcaaactatagctcaggtcttcacagtaaaatatctaggggtctggttcgactcgaaaggtacttggggatgccatattcggtatctgaaacagaaatgccagcaaaggatcaactttcttcgtacaataaccggaacgtggtggggtgcccacccaggagacctaattaggttgtatcaaacaacgatactgtcggtactggaatacggatgcttctgctttcgatccgccgcgaacatacatttcatcaaactcgaaagaattcagtatcgttgtttgcgtatcgccttagggtgcatgcagtcgacccatacgatgagtctcgaagtcctgtcgggcgttctcccgctgaaaaatcgattttgggaactctcatatcgattgctcattcgatgcgatatcttgaacccgttggtgattgaaaatttcgaaaggcttgttgagctcaattctcagacccgttttatgtccctgtactttgactacatggcgcaaaatattaatccttcttcttacaatcccaaccgtgtgcatttcataaatacttctgaatctactgttttcttcgacacatccatgaaagatgagattattggaattccggaccatatacgcccacaagtggttccaaatattttttataataaattccgagaagtcgactgttctaagatgttttatactgacggatcaaacctcgaagggtccactggcttcggtattttcaatcaaaagttcaccgcctcctacaaactcagtgaccctgcttcagtttacgccgcagaactagctgctattcagtatacccttggagtcattgacacattacccgcagaccattacttcatcgtctcggatagtctgagttctattgacgctattcgctcgatgaaacatggaaagcattcctcgtattttttggggaaaatacgggagctactgagtgctttatctgacaaatctttccagattaccttggtgtgggtcccttctcattgctccattccgggcaatgagaaagcggactccttagctaaggtgggtgctattgaaggtgacgtttttgaaagaccaatttgcttcaacgaatttttcagtattactcatcagagaaccctcgaaagttggcaaacctcgtggagcaatggggagctaggaaggtggctacattcgatagtccctaaggtatcgacgaaaccttggttcaaggggatggatgtgggtcgtgacttcatttgtgtgatgtcccgactcatggcgaaccattacacgctggatgcacatctccgacgtattgggctcgtggagagtggtatctgcgcttgtggcgacggttatcacgatatagagcacatagtctgggcgtgcaccgagtacagttccgccaggtctcggcttatggataccctccgggcccgaggaagaccacccaacgtcccggttcgagatgtgttggcaagccgcgatgtcctctatatgtcccttatatacaccttcataaaaaccatcaatatccaactttaactgccccttttccttatcattctcagaagcgctctcttccacctgtaccatacacccacgatggtttgatgcgactccaaggcgacacaaaacatccctgtcgaatgagccaacaaacacgggacctaaagcacgaacatcacacgcacaactcgaaatgtagccgatcaacatctgagccgcactacgaaatcgtctggagaaacccctgccatctcgagaacgaccacccggcgtcccagtacatgattcttcctgatgaagaccaccctgattctgtaatccatccgttgatctcccgaagtctgaaactgaaataatgttctccccctgccatgtttgtccaccctacttcccctgactcttatacacagaagtaacaccccccccccaaatatcttcgtgaagcatttagctcttcttgccttttctagttttaactattatattatatgatctcgttgaaaatgcccaactctactaccacataaaataactctaattaatgtcttcgaatctttacaaaatttaatcacgccctctaattatttctacttttaagatagtcgtaaaaattttcccccttagttaaacattatttgctccaataatctcattgctaaaaatgtcaaaccatattgccataaaaactaaatgacccctctaatcttacgaaaattatactacccccttgtgtatatgtatagctataaattagccttagtttaatttcaaaaatcaatatgtaagcccctagttttaagtaatttaaaatgtgaaacaaaacaaaattggcaccgttaagctaacgcaaacctgccttatcaaataaacgaattgaaaaaaaaaaaaaactcagcaAAACGACCAAGTGCAACAGCAAATGCAACTGTAACAACAGCAGCTAGAGTAGTTCAAGGAGGCCATACAAAGTACGGCGACAAACCAATAAGACGCCAAGGAAAGCTAGGGTTTCAGGTGCGCAGGCCGAAATCAAGTACTGCCTTAGAAGACCAGCAGTCTGGGTTGGCTAAAGTGATGAAGTCGAGGCAAGCAATCGAAGAGCTCTACTATCTCGTGAAAAGCAAGATCTGGGATCCAGCGCTTAGCAGCAAGTCTGTCGTTGCAGAAGCGAACAGATAGAGAGAGCTGAAAACGCCAAAAAGATACGGAGGTAGCGAACGCAGCATCCTATGAGACGGCGAATGTTGACCGGTATTCATGTTCTGTGGAAAGAGTAAGGGAAACACTACGAGAGGAGCAGGAACCGAAGAATCCAAATAATGTCGGCGAAAGACAGCAAAACAACCGACAAACGATCGTGGAAACCGTAGAAGAGaggaaaaaacagaaagaaaaggacgaaaagaagaaaaagaagaaagaagaccttcGGTCGCGCCAGATGAGGTATAAAGTCGTCAAAACATACAACGGTGTGGCGTACGCTGCGCTCCTCAAAAGAGTGAGAGAAGATCCCAAGCTGAAGGAACTGGGGGAGAACATAGTAAGAACCAGGCGTGCTCAGAATGGGAAGATCCTGTTCGAGCTGAGGAAAGATCCATCGATCAATAGCTCgtggcagaagcggtgggagTAGAAGCGGTGGAAGCAAAAGCGAGCGTGAGAGCTTTAGTTCAGGAACCAGCGGCCGAGTGCAGGAATCTAGAagagatcacaacggaagacgaagtgaggAGCGCGCTAATAGAGAAATGTAACCTGGAGAAAGAGCAGATATCAATAAGGTCGAGGAAGGCGTACGGTGACACACAGACAGAAGTAATACGCTTATCAGCTAACCGCAGCCAACCAGCTTATGGCGACAGGTAAGATAAAAGTTGGATAGTCGGTGTGCTCCTTTCGTTTGATGCCTGGGTTTTGGCCATCATGCCCGGTCAGATCTGATCTGTACACAAAATGTGAGGGGAAGAGACACATTGCGAGATACTacacaaagcaaccgaagtgcaTTCTCTGCACAAAGGAGGGCGGAAAGGATGGGATGATGGGAGGCTTCTTATGACCAAAGTATAAAAAAGCGAAGGCAGGATATAACCCTGGTTAATCTCATtcattgcgacattgcacagcaatTGTTGTGGTAGTCAACAACACAAACGAAGTGCGACGTTACAGTATCGTGTTCagcccgataacggtaactggatgGTGAATAGTGCAGGGATTGCGGTAATCGAAGTGGTGGGTGGTTTCCTTGtccaagaggtggtggataGTATAcatgaaggcttcgtgatcgccaggatcaaaggcgtattcgtatgtagctgtggACACCAAAGtagtacaatcggatgctggatgcactaaccgactcgttagtcggacgaatgctggtttatttatttatttatttatttgggagcaggttgttataggaggagttTTTAACGCTAGGACCGCgaagtggggtagcaggctgactaacgcaagaggttacagcTTGTTGGAAGCCTCGGTGAAGCTGGATATAAGGCTGTGCAaagaaggttccgctagcacattccgtaaagacgacCAGGAATCCATCAACGACGTAACATTCAGCAGTGcttcgctgatggataacatgaattggcgagtcaATGAGCATTAcacacatagcgaccaccaggcgatctaCTAAACCATTGATCGGCGGAGTTGCATTGTAACGCAGAGAGTGatgactggcgagcggaagtggaaaataaagggcTTCGATAAGGACTTCTTCGTAGAAGCACTTTGTGCTGACGCCTCGCTCCAATTTCAAATGCCGATGAGCTGTTGGAAACATTAGCGATGGTATGTGACGTATCaatgcagagaaaaatgaaGCCTAGGAACTGCCGGCGTCCGGTGTATTGGTATCCGTATCCGTGCTGCCTGCCTGAAAACCAAAAGACTCGTTcaaagagcaagatctgaggcagccagagaagagtgtaaggtaacattctgGGCGACCAGGGTCACTTTTAAACCCGAAATAaggctaagcaagtccacctgatacaaggagctgtgcagataaGCAGGCGCTCCTGGGCAATGCTTACAGTGTCGTGTTGGCCAGGGTTAAGAGTCCAACGACGTCAGCCGAAATGTGCGCTAACAAGAGAAAAATTTACGTGGAGGGTCTATTTCCGAAggacgacccaaccgcatggccgcctgcACCGTACGTCGATGCAGACGGTCTACAACGACGAACGCTTCGAAGTGACGAAAGGGCTGAAAGCAAAGAAGCTCCTGGTCCCGACGTGGCGCTGAAGAGTACGATCCTAGCTGTTCAGGATATGTTTAGGCTACTTCTACAGACATGCCTTGACGAAGGCTATTTCCCGGATAAATTAAAGATCCCAAAGCCAGTGGCGCCACCAAAACCAGGGatgccaccaggagatccagcatggTATCGGCCTATATGAGTGCTGGATAATCTTGGTAAAcctctggaaagggtcatcctggATAGTCTGacgaactacgctgaaagtgagaacggactgtCGCAGAGGAAGTTCTGATTGCGGGAAAGGATCTCAACGGTGAACGCAATTCACACAGTCATAGAGAGCGCCGCGAGAATATCGAAGTAAAGCAGAAGGGGTAATGAGTACTGTGCCGTGGTaacgatcgacgtgaagaacgcgtgtAACAGCTCCAGCTGGATGACTATCGCCATAGCGCTGCGGAATGCGAGTCCCGGACCATTTATGCAAGGTTATGAGAagctactttcagaaccgagtactacTCTACGAACTGAACATGGAGCATAGGTCGATTACGGTCACGGCAGGAGTACTTCATGGCTCCATATCCATAGcacaacgctctggaatataaagtACAACAGAGTGTTAACGCTGGAACTGCCCAGGAGAATCAAGATCGTCGGATTTGTAGATGACGTTGTCCAGACGAAAACCGGTGAGACTCTTGgagaggtggagatgttgacggcagaggcAATAGGAATCGTGAAAACCTGAATGACGGAGTTCCatttgcagctggctcaccataaGATGGAGGTTGTGCTGGTCAGCGACCGAAGAAAAATCCATGCGAGAAACTCCGAAACACTTAATTTTTGAATGTCGTACCTGAGCGAACGACAAGCCCATAAtgcccccatgctcatggtccAGATGCACCTCCACTATGTGGTATTTTGTTGTATTTGTAATGGGCTCCACGCatcaaaacaccatcaccatggttcGGTAGATCCCATGAAAAAACCTTATTTTGGTGTATCTGTGGGTTATTCAGGCCAgtcgacaatatcgtcgaagagcaGCCGAGTAAAAAGGTTCGAGAAAAACTCTGTCACCGGGAAACTCTCTTCCGGAGATCAGTTGAACAGTACACGACGCAGCACCGAGTTCGGGTCATCGGGGCGACAGCGAAGCGGGCTCCAGGCTCCAACggaatcgccagaccgacctcaacaccctaccgggtagctcgcgggtaggctagatccaccaccaGGGACTAAACGCGTTGAACAGCCAGCAGTGGGTGGTCGGGGTGCTAGTGATTCGGATGCTATGCTCCACCTGGATTCGCTGGATATGCTTCggcgccggggactagatcgaacAGATTGGGACGAAGTGGGCTCAGACAGCAGCATCGTAGCCAgatagagaggagcgcaaggcagcgtttcaggaagctagggccgctttaaaacagGAGGCCaagcttagcaagtcagatAGCCGCAAGGTGCTGTGCCGAGAAGTTGACGCCAATCTCTGGGGcgacgcgtaccgagtcgtgatggagAAAATGATGGGCTGGTCGACGCCAGCCGAAACGTGCCCGgctaagctgaagataatcgttgagggtctcttgcCAAAGCACGAGCCAACTACCTGTTCACCGAcatcgtacggcgaagaagaaggagctaACACAGCGGTCGGCAGAGCTTGTAGAAGTATCGAAGCTCTCGGTcctgatggaataccaaacgtagtGCTGAACAGGCATGTCCAAACACGCCACGGCACCGCGTGCTGCATTTTACCACCGCAACCGAGTGTATTGAAATGAGCACCCCAAGCCAGTGCTCGATGTGAAGCACCGATGCACGATAAACGAAGCACCTGTGTCGGTGGCGGTGTTAAATTTTCGATCCGATGCTTGGATGCTTCGGAAAACACTCGGGCCGGGTGCTTTAAAATTTCTGAAGCACCGGAGCCGAGCGCTTTCAACTTCGGATAACACCTCGGAAACTCGTTGACTGACCcgtatcaaagcgagaatgtttaagcccgctagcatatgcacaaaaagaaagaaaaaaagagtTTTCGGTGCGACGGAATAAAAGAGAACAGCAAATATACTTCTATTATCGCGGCAGTTTGATTTTTAGTTAGATATGTAGTTATAAAATATCCAAAGTCGATGCAAGTATAGATCGCGGatggtggatttttttttaattttgcgtcttggaaatactagtcaacgaaaattctatttctttatcttcttgcaaaggtatatctaattgaaagcaaaagatatgaactttgccatcgataaacatctttttatttttttatgatcccAATCTATACGGATAACGCACATATGGTGCTTAGCTCAATTTGAATCTATTCCTATTGCCGCCATTTGGGGCACacgtttcgaattttcgatcaattaatcacaagtatttcacagtatttcgataatttttattatacgaaactttgttaccaatttttagacattctatCTATTGCTGGTCGTAATAATAAAGTATTGAGTCATCTCATGTCGCAAACTCTATTACAATATTTAGCTAAAATAGTGATGAACTGCCTCATAGTgctttttaggctgacaaaatggagacactgaaaaaatctgtttatccggttaccaggttgttttgaaaaaagaattaatttcaattagaaTGTCAAATTACAGTACTAATTTTATCATTGCGGTCAATAAAACGTATTTTCAGAGGAGCTAATCTCATATAAAATTGTGGCCCTTCGCTAAAACAAGGTCATGATCATATTTCGCaaatattttatattcattCCAAGCACCCCGTCCTGGTAAGTTAAAAGGGAGGGAAGCTTTGCTTTACTCTAATGGAATTGGAATTGTTCATATAATTTGTAGCAAGTTACCTACTGCAGGGaacttcaattttcaaaattacttgaaacacgTTATCGTATGTAAAGGCTTAGGGCACAATCGAGATGCGCCCATACGATTTATTTTCGCTTTATACGTCATTACCAGTGCCATTACAAAACTTTTAACACAGCACAATGCATAGAAATTGGCCGGACTTCATTACTTTTCTGGCACATCCAACGGCGTCCGTGTGTTGGCCTGCCGTTTGGTTCGCTGTACTATAGACTTATAGAGCattaatttagaaaaaatcTACGTTATCATAAATATCGCTAGCTAGTGTCCTAGTCCTTATCAGTTCTTCGATA encodes:
- the LOC131684045 gene encoding uncharacterized protein LOC131684045, translated to MGWTRPEEPAFPAVWYTFQANDVDSDQLVTYRVEDLTEDRHADMIQHFLDNFIDDEPLCESKQLSKDELSQGEISFFWRMCFSEKTTIVCYKEGSDEIVGANLLHVKELEKLADLKLQSERIRDIITTNEYMTEQFNIGERYGVDRYLTAYGLAINRRYRGRGIATAMLKARVPMCRAFGLKLTSTNFTALGSQLAAAKAGFETDLEVTYEDFAKMGPRYSFPGIRSKSLKLMSLKIE